The Aureispira anguillae genome contains a region encoding:
- a CDS encoding clostripain-related cysteine peptidase, translated as MTNKKQNNAPLKKWCFLTYIAGDNNLSNAGLKDIIEMCEEGASSDIYIGVEIDTYGEHTGSIRYEIPEADWSGMAYRKVIERLQERDSGSPKTIKSFLKWGFNRYRAEDYVVVIWSHGSGFRAKRKNIAYDDFGSSLNMSEIEWAIRKSGIAKDEKIKILGFDACLMSMLEIAYHFKDQVEIIVGSQQTEPADGWPYNKVIHEIKEAQCAHSLAKSIVHSYIKSYKNTGIQNLTQSAIDTQKVDRAFHALDALSKLLIKHINDIRGQLIVIRYTIQYFDMADYVDAIHFAELIAEQIMIPEIQTAALTFMEQTQKCIIANKTKGFQLENANGLSLWFPGDAPLYFNNRAEYTALKFAKTYPNWVQFLDEYFYRMHYNV; from the coding sequence ATGACGAATAAAAAACAAAATAACGCTCCTCTTAAAAAGTGGTGTTTTTTAACTTACATTGCTGGAGATAATAACCTTAGTAATGCGGGTTTGAAAGACATCATAGAAATGTGTGAAGAAGGGGCTAGTTCGGATATATATATAGGAGTAGAGATAGATACTTATGGTGAACATACAGGATCCATTCGATACGAAATACCAGAGGCTGATTGGTCTGGAATGGCCTATCGAAAAGTAATTGAGCGGCTACAAGAAAGAGACTCAGGCAGCCCCAAAACAATTAAGAGTTTCTTAAAATGGGGATTTAACCGATACCGAGCAGAGGATTATGTGGTGGTTATTTGGAGTCATGGTTCTGGATTTAGGGCAAAGCGAAAAAATATTGCTTACGATGACTTTGGCAGCTCCTTGAACATGTCGGAAATCGAGTGGGCAATACGAAAATCAGGAATTGCCAAAGATGAAAAAATCAAAATATTAGGTTTTGATGCTTGTCTGATGAGTATGCTAGAAATTGCCTATCATTTTAAGGATCAGGTAGAAATTATTGTGGGTTCTCAACAGACCGAACCAGCTGATGGCTGGCCTTATAATAAGGTCATTCATGAAATTAAAGAGGCTCAGTGTGCCCATTCTTTGGCTAAATCGATTGTTCATTCTTATATAAAAAGCTATAAAAATACAGGGATTCAAAACCTAACTCAATCTGCAATTGATACCCAAAAAGTGGATAGAGCTTTTCATGCGTTAGATGCTTTGAGTAAGTTGCTAATCAAGCACATCAATGATATTCGTGGGCAATTAATTGTGATTCGATATACCATACAGTATTTTGATATGGCAGATTATGTTGATGCAATTCATTTTGCGGAATTGATAGCAGAGCAAATTATGATCCCCGAAATTCAAACAGCAGCCTTAACGTTTATGGAGCAAACCCAGAAATGTATTATTGCCAATAAAACAAAAGGTTTCCAATTAGAAAATGCCAATGGTTTATCCTTGTGGTTTCCTGGAGACGCTCCTTTGTATTTTAACAACCGAGCAGAATA
- a CDS encoding flotillin family protein, with product MLPTILMVLGIGLLVILIGFFLLVARAHRKVPQGKALIRTGFGGAKVALDSGMFVIPILHKVEEMDISLKTIEVHRAGSEGLICKDNMRADIKVVFFVRVNKDKDHVVEVAQTIGCLRASEQATLNSLFDAKFSEALKTVGKGFDFVDLYTEREEFKKGILQTIGTDLNGYILDDCAIDYLEQTSLADLDQKNILDAQGIKKIEELTSKEQESTNQIRRKREQVIKEQDVEAKKNILRLEKQQIEEEQKQKREIAELTTEQENAAKQVVISKNLETELIQKQSEQKLGEAEEDKQRQIILARLNKEELEKVQQQLVQTEEQKAIENREKVVGIAKIEKEKILEENKRDIQVIIKERKAEEKKTVEEDQKIEDVKQIAAAERSRKVAEIEASKEAEMQKILQTRKAEADKLSAEVKAQQVVIEADAKKAASQKEAEARKISAEALAAEEATVGLAEADVMKAKAEAKEMEGTTEANILQKKAEAESKAIQLKAEAERVKGLAEAEVVKEKGNIDATVTEQKGLAEAKVIEQKLSSEAKGIEAKANAMKLLDGVGKDHEEFKLKLAQQKDIKLAEIQAQLGIAESQARVLAAALQQAKIDIVGGETKFFDSIINAINKGKSIDRMIGNSDNLQAIKGALLGNGDDNLIARIGSFVDHYGISSESVKNLTLSALLSKIYAKATGDDKDVVMSLIETVSRLGMGGEDAGKLL from the coding sequence ATGCTACCTACAATTCTTATGGTCCTTGGTATAGGACTCTTAGTTATACTTATCGGCTTCTTTTTATTGGTAGCCCGTGCCCATAGAAAAGTACCTCAAGGTAAGGCATTAATTCGTACTGGATTTGGTGGTGCGAAAGTAGCCTTAGATTCGGGTATGTTTGTCATCCCTATTCTACACAAAGTAGAAGAAATGGACATCTCATTAAAAACAATAGAAGTACATCGTGCAGGTTCTGAAGGTTTGATCTGTAAAGACAATATGCGTGCTGACATCAAAGTGGTATTTTTTGTTCGTGTTAACAAAGATAAAGATCATGTTGTTGAAGTAGCACAAACCATTGGTTGTCTCCGTGCCTCTGAGCAAGCTACCCTTAATAGTCTATTTGACGCTAAGTTTTCAGAAGCTTTAAAAACAGTTGGTAAAGGATTTGACTTTGTTGACCTTTATACCGAACGTGAAGAATTCAAAAAAGGAATCCTCCAAACCATTGGCACTGACTTAAATGGTTATATCTTGGACGACTGTGCCATTGATTATTTAGAACAAACCTCTCTTGCTGATCTAGATCAAAAAAATATTTTAGATGCTCAAGGTATCAAAAAGATTGAAGAGCTTACTTCTAAAGAGCAAGAAAGCACCAACCAAATTCGTCGTAAACGTGAGCAAGTTATCAAAGAACAAGACGTTGAAGCTAAAAAGAACATCCTCCGCTTGGAAAAACAACAAATCGAGGAAGAGCAAAAGCAAAAACGTGAAATTGCTGAACTAACTACCGAGCAAGAAAATGCAGCGAAACAAGTTGTAATTAGCAAAAACTTGGAAACGGAGCTTATCCAGAAACAATCTGAACAAAAATTAGGTGAAGCTGAAGAGGATAAACAACGTCAGATTATTTTGGCTAGATTGAACAAAGAAGAGTTAGAGAAAGTTCAACAGCAATTGGTTCAAACCGAAGAACAAAAAGCAATCGAAAACCGTGAAAAAGTGGTTGGTATTGCAAAAATTGAAAAGGAGAAAATCTTAGAAGAAAACAAACGTGACATCCAAGTTATCATCAAGGAAAGAAAAGCGGAAGAAAAGAAAACAGTAGAAGAAGATCAAAAAATTGAAGATGTCAAACAGATTGCTGCTGCTGAAAGATCTAGAAAAGTAGCTGAAATTGAAGCTTCTAAAGAGGCTGAAATGCAAAAAATCCTCCAAACTCGCAAAGCAGAAGCGGATAAATTATCAGCAGAAGTAAAAGCTCAACAGGTTGTTATTGAGGCGGATGCTAAAAAAGCAGCTTCTCAAAAAGAAGCGGAGGCTCGTAAGATTAGTGCGGAGGCATTGGCTGCGGAGGAAGCAACAGTTGGTTTGGCAGAAGCTGATGTAATGAAAGCAAAAGCGGAAGCAAAAGAAATGGAAGGTACCACTGAGGCTAATATCCTACAGAAAAAAGCGGAAGCAGAGTCTAAGGCTATTCAACTAAAAGCAGAAGCAGAGCGTGTAAAAGGGCTTGCTGAGGCGGAAGTTGTCAAAGAGAAAGGTAATATTGATGCTACCGTAACCGAACAAAAAGGACTAGCAGAAGCAAAAGTAATTGAGCAAAAATTAAGCTCTGAAGCAAAAGGTATTGAAGCGAAAGCAAATGCCATGAAGTTGTTGGATGGTGTTGGCAAGGATCACGAAGAATTCAAACTCAAATTGGCGCAACAAAAAGACATCAAATTGGCAGAAATTCAAGCTCAATTGGGTATTGCTGAGTCTCAAGCTCGTGTATTGGCGGCTGCCTTGCAACAAGCTAAAATCGACATCGTGGGTGGTGAGACTAAATTCTTTGATAGCATCATTAATGCAATTAACAAAGGTAAGTCTATTGATCGAATGATTGGCAATAGTGATAATTTACAAGCCATTAAAGGTGCTTTGTTAGGGAATGGTGATGATAATTTAATTGCTAGAATTGGTAGTTTTGTAGATCACTATGGTATCAGTTCTGAATCGGTCAAAAACTTAACGTTATCCGCTTTGCTGTCTAAAATTTATGCAAAGGCTACAGGTGACGACAAAGATGTTGTTATGAGCCTAATTGAGACGGTTAGCCGTCTTGGCATGGGTGGCGAAGATGCTGGAAAACTGCTATAA
- a CDS encoding tetratricopeptide repeat protein: MQKHIELTHQAIAAYSSHNFEQAMDLLCKAFRQLHFSDLIFSDATYNAIFDAVEMVDVLFEHLPVLERSEEADLTIQNLKIALEELNLVEVDFFSKQVDDFQLLLKGLRVGFDFFEKRQIPLKIQPPMVSIAFKKGAYIQLIKWQNSAEVDRIINAFNASFSTPNSSLEDCQQQLELALSEGDKQRAEELLEDMMKRYPESKKQAFLKLGNLYFETKNYQKATEAYMKTIVLGTPKEMVRSNVQTACNALAAAAENPKEAGRWRDLLMNFF; the protein is encoded by the coding sequence ATGCAAAAGCATATAGAGCTGACACATCAAGCTATTGCTGCCTATTCTAGCCACAATTTTGAACAAGCGATGGATTTGTTATGCAAAGCCTTTCGACAGCTCCATTTTTCAGATTTAATATTTTCTGATGCGACCTACAATGCAATTTTTGATGCTGTTGAAATGGTAGATGTATTGTTTGAACATTTGCCAGTTTTAGAAAGAAGTGAGGAGGCAGATTTGACGATTCAGAACCTTAAAATAGCTTTAGAAGAGCTAAATTTGGTAGAGGTAGATTTTTTTTCTAAGCAAGTGGACGATTTTCAATTGTTATTAAAGGGGTTAAGAGTTGGATTTGATTTTTTTGAAAAAAGGCAAATTCCATTAAAAATACAACCTCCTATGGTTTCTATTGCATTTAAAAAGGGAGCTTATATACAATTGATAAAATGGCAAAATAGCGCAGAGGTGGATCGCATTATTAATGCTTTTAATGCTTCTTTTTCAACCCCAAATAGTAGTTTAGAAGATTGCCAACAGCAATTGGAATTGGCTTTGTCTGAGGGAGATAAACAACGAGCAGAAGAACTCTTAGAAGATATGATGAAGCGTTATCCTGAAAGCAAAAAACAGGCTTTTCTAAAACTGGGAAATCTTTATTTTGAAACTAAAAATTACCAAAAGGCAACGGAGGCTTATATGAAAACGATTGTGTTGGGAACCCCAAAAGAAATGGTTCGATCCAATGTTCAGACGGCTTGCAATGCCTTGGCTGCTGCTGCCGAAAATCCCAAAGAGGCGGGGCGTTGGAGAGACCTTTTGATGAATTTTTTCTAA
- a CDS encoding class I SAM-dependent rRNA methyltransferase, which produces MIKIHLKNKKDTFVRRFHPWIFSGAIARKEGKIEDGGIAEVYSHQGDFLAMGHYHEGSIAVKIFSFEQVNPNADFWYQKLQGAFDMRQKLGLVDLELTAFRLVHGEGDGLPGLIIDVYNNTIVLQAHTIGMHQSRMLICEGLQRVFGTRITAIYDKSKNSLPKHYAQTMENGCLWGTEKVADVILENGCKFEVNWQTGQKTGFFLDQRDNRNLLRKFSKGKRLLNAFCYSGGFSVYALQAGAAEVHSVDASAKAIELVDKNVLLNGFDGANHQSYKADVLQFLKDQDTPYDVMVLDPPAYAKTVSKRHKAVQAYKRLNIEGLKLVKKGGVLFTFSCSQVVDNQLFYNTITAAAIEAKRKVRVLHRLTQPADHPVNIFHPEGNYLKGLVLYVE; this is translated from the coding sequence ATGATAAAAATACACTTAAAAAATAAAAAAGATACGTTTGTCCGCCGTTTTCATCCATGGATTTTTTCAGGGGCAATTGCTAGGAAAGAAGGAAAAATTGAAGATGGAGGTATAGCTGAAGTTTATAGCCATCAAGGAGATTTTTTGGCCATGGGGCATTATCACGAAGGAAGTATTGCCGTCAAAATTTTTTCGTTTGAACAGGTAAATCCCAATGCTGATTTTTGGTATCAAAAACTTCAAGGAGCATTTGATATGCGCCAAAAATTGGGCTTAGTTGATTTGGAGTTGACCGCTTTTAGGTTAGTACATGGAGAGGGAGACGGTTTGCCAGGTTTGATTATTGACGTTTATAACAATACCATTGTATTGCAGGCTCATACAATTGGGATGCATCAATCACGGATGCTCATTTGTGAAGGTTTGCAGCGAGTTTTTGGAACAAGGATAACCGCAATTTATGACAAAAGTAAAAACTCCTTGCCCAAACATTATGCCCAAACGATGGAAAATGGTTGCTTGTGGGGAACCGAAAAAGTGGCTGATGTTATCTTAGAAAACGGTTGCAAATTTGAAGTTAATTGGCAGACAGGTCAAAAAACAGGCTTCTTTTTGGATCAACGGGATAATCGAAACTTGTTGAGAAAATTTTCGAAAGGAAAACGACTCTTGAATGCCTTTTGTTATTCTGGTGGTTTTTCTGTTTATGCCTTGCAAGCAGGAGCCGCAGAAGTTCATTCGGTAGATGCATCTGCCAAAGCCATTGAATTGGTGGATAAGAACGTTTTACTCAATGGTTTTGATGGCGCAAACCATCAGAGCTACAAAGCAGATGTTTTACAGTTCCTAAAAGACCAAGATACGCCTTATGATGTGATGGTGTTGGACCCGCCCGCTTATGCAAAAACAGTTTCTAAACGCCACAAAGCAGTTCAAGCATATAAGCGCCTAAATATAGAGGGTTTAAAATTGGTGAAAAAGGGAGGGGTATTATTTACTTTTTCTTGCTCGCAAGTGGTCGATAATCAGTTGTTCTACAATACAATAACTGCTGCTGCAATTGAAGCCAAACGAAAAGTAAGAGTCTTGCACCGCTTAACCCAACCTGCGGACCATCCTGTAAATATCTTTCATCCTGAGGGAAATTATTTAAAAGGTTTGGTCTTGTATGTAGAGTAG
- a CDS encoding alpha/beta hydrolase: protein MKKIGLFLLAMATILSSCRLDSFLYEPTVTTAYQFDAFEGEQRFVLDSSYAISESLVHLMTLESGPESDRETIYAAYIGDTNQISQDTVILYCHGNAGNLDYYWQRAKLLANAGGKNRFGVFFMDYRGYGMSTGEPTEAGMYYDVDACMEWLKGKGLTGDRLVMKGFSLGGAPATELTANPRTLVPSKLILEAPFASFDFMTQDIAKLTLPGSFYTNLEVDNAEEIKKVQQPFLWLHGEADDYVGIHHGALVAQNYKGSHKVVRRIPGGGHSTVPVVMGFEVYAQLMVDFITGEI, encoded by the coding sequence ATGAAAAAAATAGGTTTATTTTTATTGGCAATGGCGACCATTTTGTCTAGTTGTAGACTCGATAGTTTTTTGTATGAGCCTACTGTTACGACTGCCTATCAATTTGATGCTTTTGAAGGAGAACAACGATTTGTATTGGATAGTTCGTATGCAATTTCCGAAAGCTTAGTTCACTTAATGACGTTGGAATCTGGTCCTGAAAGCGATCGAGAAACCATTTATGCAGCCTATATTGGCGACACCAACCAAATTAGCCAAGATACGGTTATTTTGTATTGCCACGGCAATGCTGGCAATTTAGATTATTACTGGCAACGGGCTAAATTGCTGGCCAATGCAGGAGGCAAAAACCGCTTTGGTGTATTTTTTATGGATTATAGAGGTTATGGAATGTCAACAGGTGAGCCAACAGAAGCAGGAATGTATTATGATGTGGATGCTTGTATGGAATGGTTGAAAGGAAAAGGGTTAACAGGGGATCGTTTAGTTATGAAGGGCTTTAGTTTGGGCGGAGCTCCTGCTACCGAATTGACCGCTAATCCTAGAACGCTTGTGCCTAGTAAACTTATTTTAGAAGCGCCTTTTGCGTCTTTTGACTTTATGACGCAAGATATTGCAAAATTAACTCTGCCTGGCTCTTTCTATACGAATTTAGAAGTAGATAATGCCGAAGAAATCAAAAAGGTGCAACAACCTTTTCTTTGGTTACATGGAGAAGCCGATGACTATGTGGGAATCCATCATGGGGCTTTAGTGGCTCAAAATTATAAAGGCAGCCACAAAGTGGTGCGTAGAATTCCAGGTGGAGGGCATAGTACCGTGCCTGTTGTCATGGGATTTGAAGTCTATGCACAATTGATGGTTGATTTTATTACGGGAGAGATCTAA
- a CDS encoding FAD-dependent monooxygenase, producing the protein METEYDVLIVGYGVLGNVAALLLANLGMSVAVVEKKELDDLLLAKSARIDDEVMLIFEQLGLMDELKEVLYPLKGTQIVDKQDRVLLELNQNRHSQFAPVMGFYQPDLQHILQQATQKHSGIRVYSGCEVETFEEVDDDKIDVYIATTGKQNFTVLQTSFMLVCNGQYSRIADFLDIDINDFNYHSSVLCVDTINRQKTANSQSYAQTIYDAEFPVTRITKDQQRQRWEFQIEAETIQAKQTPEKVRNLLAELSTLDLEVVSAFVYNFDSKILENWRYNRVLIAGDAAHIMPPYLGMGLSAGIKDVYNLTWKINLIRQGTLALKVLDTYQKERLPDVQHLIKLNLWIKRLFQSSKLRWIKGFIPVIPKWFLKRKLDSSSHIKSGIIATKTKGAGRVIVSPKVATQKGEVISFNKALGTQFVLLAISSNPVDALRPNQLEYLALLGTQFIQLTTAKKKFVQDNRYAQNLYDKEGKIQKWMKEHKAKFVLIRPDRIVYDFCSNPETLNNSIKKLKKTLRISTNV; encoded by the coding sequence ATGGAAACGGAATATGATGTTCTGATTGTAGGGTATGGCGTGTTGGGAAATGTAGCTGCTTTGTTGTTGGCAAATTTAGGAATGTCTGTTGCCGTTGTTGAAAAGAAAGAACTGGATGATCTCCTGTTGGCTAAATCAGCAAGAATTGACGATGAGGTGATGCTAATTTTTGAACAGTTAGGGCTAATGGATGAGCTAAAGGAGGTCTTATATCCTTTGAAGGGGACACAAATTGTTGATAAACAAGATCGTGTTTTGTTGGAGCTTAATCAAAATCGGCACAGTCAGTTTGCACCTGTCATGGGATTTTATCAACCCGATCTTCAACATATACTACAACAAGCAACCCAAAAACACAGCGGTATTCGTGTTTATTCGGGCTGCGAGGTAGAAACTTTTGAAGAAGTAGATGACGATAAGATAGATGTCTATATTGCAACAACAGGCAAACAGAATTTTACAGTGCTCCAAACCTCTTTTATGCTGGTTTGTAATGGTCAATACAGTCGTATTGCAGATTTTTTGGATATTGATATTAATGATTTTAATTATCACTCTTCAGTACTTTGTGTCGATACAATAAATAGGCAAAAAACAGCCAACAGCCAATCGTATGCACAGACCATCTACGATGCCGAATTTCCCGTTACTCGAATCACAAAAGATCAGCAGCGCCAACGTTGGGAATTTCAAATAGAAGCGGAGACGATTCAAGCCAAACAAACGCCAGAAAAAGTGCGAAACTTATTGGCAGAGTTGAGTACATTGGATTTAGAGGTCGTTTCGGCCTTTGTTTATAACTTTGATTCTAAAATTTTAGAGAACTGGCGGTATAATCGAGTGTTGATTGCTGGAGATGCCGCACATATTATGCCGCCGTATTTGGGAATGGGATTATCCGCAGGAATTAAGGATGTCTATAATTTAACGTGGAAAATCAACCTGATTCGTCAGGGAACCTTAGCCTTAAAAGTATTAGATACCTATCAAAAAGAGCGCTTGCCAGATGTGCAGCATTTGATTAAGCTAAACTTGTGGATCAAACGACTTTTCCAATCTAGTAAGTTAAGATGGATTAAAGGCTTTATTCCTGTTATACCCAAATGGTTTCTAAAACGAAAACTAGACAGCAGTAGCCACATCAAATCAGGGATAATCGCAACAAAAACAAAGGGTGCTGGTCGAGTAATCGTTTCACCTAAGGTAGCAACACAAAAGGGAGAAGTTATTTCTTTTAATAAGGCTTTGGGAACCCAATTTGTTTTATTGGCAATCTCCTCGAATCCTGTTGATGCACTGCGTCCAAATCAATTGGAATATCTAGCGTTATTAGGAACTCAGTTTATACAATTAACAACCGCCAAAAAGAAATTTGTGCAGGACAATCGCTATGCACAAAATTTATACGACAAAGAAGGAAAAATTCAAAAATGGATGAAAGAACACAAGGCAAAATTTGTCCTGATTCGCCCAGATCGAATTGTTTATGACTTTTGTTCAAATCCAGAAACATTAAATAATAGTATAAAAAAACTTAAAAAAACGTTGAGAATTTCTACAAACGTTTAA
- a CDS encoding OB-fold-containig protein: MGELITAAFSTSNLFLTFLLGLVTLYWLSVIIGAIGMDSFDIDLDLDADIDVDVDIDVDADIDVDADVDADVDADADANTAVGQVGSGLMIGALRFLNFGRVPFMVLLSTIVLSMWSISIYCNHDASWINPGNSTSMAALLFLPNLIASLLLSKIFTAPLVPVFAKLNTAEKALVIDGKVGTLMTSIKEEEVGQLKIDINGSIVSLSVKSNDGKKIQKGDRVVVVEKLENGKAYIVQKIEHH, encoded by the coding sequence ATGGGCGAACTAATCACTGCTGCATTTTCTACCTCAAATCTCTTTTTGACCTTTTTATTAGGTCTTGTAACGCTATACTGGCTAAGCGTTATTATTGGTGCTATTGGCATGGATTCTTTTGATATAGACTTGGACTTAGACGCTGATATTGATGTAGACGTAGACATTGATGTGGATGCCGATATTGATGTCGATGCAGACGTAGATGCTGATGTGGACGCCGATGCCGATGCCAATACAGCTGTAGGGCAAGTTGGGAGTGGTCTAATGATTGGAGCTTTGCGCTTTTTAAATTTTGGACGAGTGCCATTTATGGTACTTTTATCGACCATTGTTTTGTCCATGTGGTCTATATCCATCTATTGCAACCACGATGCGAGTTGGATCAACCCAGGCAACTCTACTTCAATGGCTGCGCTTTTATTTTTGCCCAATTTGATTGCCAGTCTATTGCTGTCCAAGATTTTTACGGCTCCTTTGGTTCCTGTTTTTGCCAAACTCAATACTGCTGAAAAAGCTTTGGTTATTGATGGTAAGGTTGGAACCCTAATGACCAGCATCAAAGAAGAAGAAGTAGGTCAATTAAAAATTGACATTAATGGGTCTATTGTTTCTCTTAGTGTAAAATCTAATGATGGAAAAAAAATTCAGAAGGGGGATCGAGTGGTTGTCGTTGAAAAACTAGAGAATGGAAAGGCTTATATTGTGCAAAAAATTGAGCATCATTAG
- a CDS encoding acyl-CoA thioesterase — MDLKINVEQPVAWGDMDAFGHVNNTVYLKYFESARVKYFDAIPELAGFHGNEIPVLANISCSYKKPVVYPDTLTMKVGVTSLGHASLKMSCEMISPKVGLAAIAECTIVLIDVKKGHSVRVPNEWRAAIEKIEEKTF, encoded by the coding sequence ATGGATTTAAAAATAAATGTAGAACAACCCGTAGCTTGGGGGGATATGGATGCTTTTGGGCATGTTAATAATACGGTATACTTAAAGTATTTTGAATCGGCTAGGGTAAAATATTTTGATGCGATTCCTGAATTGGCAGGTTTTCATGGAAACGAAATTCCTGTGTTAGCTAATATTTCCTGTAGTTACAAAAAACCTGTTGTTTATCCTGATACACTAACCATGAAGGTAGGGGTTACTAGTTTGGGGCATGCTAGCCTTAAGATGTCCTGCGAAATGATTAGCCCCAAGGTTGGTTTGGCTGCTATTGCAGAATGTACAATTGTCTTAATTGATGTCAAAAAAGGGCATAGTGTGCGTGTGCCCAACGAATGGAGGGCTGCGATTGAAAAAATTGAAGAGAAAACCTTTTAG
- a CDS encoding SPFH domain-containing protein, producing MLPTILMVLGIGFFIILIGFFLLIARVHKKVPQGKALIRTGFGGAKVALDSGIFVIPILHKVEEIDISLQTIVVEEEIITKEEERISMRVVFYLRINKDRNYTVEVAQTVGCARASSPETLHELFYPKCLEAIKTVATGFTIKELRKEREAFKKGILQTIGVDLNGYILDDCAIEQIRRIPNPNLEQAVFVLIDHKAPLKKGEKVLVVDQINDGKSYIVRRIIE from the coding sequence ATGCTCCCCACTATCCTTATGGTTCTTGGCATAGGATTCTTTATTATACTCATTGGCTTTTTTCTATTGATAGCTCGTGTTCACAAAAAAGTACCACAGGGCAAAGCCTTAATACGTACTGGTTTTGGAGGCGCAAAGGTTGCCTTAGATTCGGGCATCTTTGTCATTCCTATTCTACACAAGGTAGAGGAAATAGATATTTCGCTCCAAACAATCGTCGTTGAGGAAGAAATCATCACCAAAGAAGAGGAACGTATAAGCATGAGGGTAGTTTTTTATCTTCGTATCAATAAAGATCGTAATTATACGGTAGAAGTAGCCCAAACAGTAGGTTGCGCTCGTGCCTCTAGCCCTGAAACCTTGCATGAATTATTCTACCCAAAATGCCTAGAAGCCATTAAAACAGTTGCTACTGGATTTACAATCAAAGAATTGCGCAAAGAACGAGAAGCCTTCAAAAAAGGAATTTTACAAACTATAGGAGTCGATCTAAACGGTTATATTTTGGATGACTGTGCCATTGAACAAATTCGCAGGATTCCCAATCCTAATTTAGAGCAGGCAGTCTTTGTGCTAATAGATCATAAAGCGCCTTTGAAAAAAGGTGAAAAAGTCCTTGTTGTAGATCAAATAAATGATGGAAAATCTTATATTGTACGGCGAATCATAGAATAG